The Neochlamydia sp. S13 genome has a segment encoding these proteins:
- a CDS encoding Glu/Leu/Phe/Val dehydrogenase family protein: MVQIKEVKIDGYKKVIEATDPSSHLHCMIAIHDTSLGPSLGGTRIYPYASSQEALKDVLLLAKAMTRKSAVAELGTGGGKSVILADPYQQKTEKLLLAFAEVVHSLQGDYIAAEDVGSDTKDMAIIRQKTPYVAALPTHTSSGDPSPFTAWGVYRGIQAVAQKLWGTPSVANKKILVQGLGQVGSKLANILFWEGAQLILCEANEARLEEHAAPMGAKTVGLYDYIHTECDIFAPCAMGGVITEEIVPHLKCKAIAGAANNQLASPLVGEMLLEKRILYAPDYVINAGGLINATAEFNAGGYNATAARDKVNHIYYLLLKLFDKAEKEHKPTAFVADEIAQYNLTNLIGQRKKPIDFKH, translated from the coding sequence ATGGTGCAAATAAAGGAAGTAAAAATTGATGGATATAAAAAAGTAATCGAGGCTACTGATCCTAGCTCTCACTTACACTGTATGATTGCTATCCATGATACCTCTCTTGGTCCTTCATTAGGAGGTACACGTATTTATCCTTACGCTTCCTCGCAAGAGGCTTTGAAAGATGTTTTATTACTTGCTAAAGCCATGACAAGGAAATCTGCTGTAGCCGAACTTGGCACGGGCGGAGGCAAAAGTGTCATCCTCGCAGATCCTTATCAGCAAAAAACAGAAAAACTTCTATTAGCTTTTGCAGAAGTGGTGCATTCTCTTCAAGGAGATTATATAGCCGCCGAAGATGTAGGCTCAGATACAAAAGACATGGCCATTATCCGTCAAAAAACCCCTTACGTTGCCGCCTTACCTACCCATACTAGCAGCGGCGATCCCAGCCCCTTCACCGCCTGGGGAGTCTATCGAGGTATCCAAGCTGTAGCTCAAAAACTATGGGGAACACCTTCCGTGGCTAATAAAAAAATTCTTGTTCAAGGATTAGGACAAGTCGGTAGCAAGCTTGCCAATATTTTATTTTGGGAAGGTGCTCAGTTGATTCTTTGCGAAGCCAACGAAGCCCGCCTTGAAGAGCATGCTGCTCCTATGGGAGCAAAAACCGTAGGACTCTATGACTATATTCATACAGAATGCGACATTTTCGCACCTTGCGCCATGGGAGGAGTAATTACTGAAGAAATCGTTCCTCATTTAAAATGTAAGGCTATCGCCGGTGCAGCAAACAATCAATTAGCCTCGCCGCTAGTAGGAGAAATGCTTTTGGAAAAAAGAATTTTATATGCGCCTGATTATGTGATTAATGCGGGAGGCTTGATTAATGCTACAGCAGAATTTAATGCAGGAGGCTACAATGCTACTGCAGCACGCGATAAGGTCAATCATATTTACTACCTTCTTCTTAAGCTTTTTGATAAAGCTGAAAAAGAACATAAACCTACGGCATTTGTTGCGGACGAAATTGCTCAGTACAATCTAACAAATTTAATCGGTCAAAGAAAAAAACCTATCGACTTTAAACATTAA
- the tsaE gene encoding tRNA (adenosine(37)-N6)-threonylcarbamoyltransferase complex ATPase subunit type 1 TsaE produces MNLHTCHTVEQTINQGYDLGSQLPNGSIVCLFGELGAGKTTFVKGLAAGAAGITPQQVNSPTFVYLNIYKGHRTVYHFDLYRLRDADEFLSMGFEDMLFAGGICCIEWSEKIAPLLPPSCLKITLLHESESTRIIRIDS; encoded by the coding sequence ATGAATCTTCATACTTGTCATACCGTAGAACAAACTATAAATCAAGGGTATGACTTAGGTAGCCAGCTGCCTAATGGCAGTATTGTTTGTTTATTTGGAGAATTAGGAGCTGGCAAAACCACTTTTGTTAAAGGATTGGCAGCAGGAGCCGCTGGCATAACCCCTCAGCAAGTTAACAGTCCCACTTTTGTCTATCTAAATATCTATAAAGGCCATCGTACTGTTTATCATTTCGATCTTTATCGCTTGCGCGATGCAGATGAATTTTTGAGCATGGGATTTGAGGATATGCTTTTTGCGGGGGGAATATGCTGTATTGAATGGTCAGAGAAGATAGCCCCTTTGTTACCTCCTTCTTGTCTTAAAATTACATTGTTGCATGAGAGCGAAAGTACGCGTATCATAAGGATAGATTCATGA
- a CDS encoding DUF2709 domain-containing protein encodes MAQTVITEEIKSELEQFLKENQSAELVTTYLFYVEKKFNLRPVLFPKDKIIYQSAEDAVKYVEQQHQLWHETEIKIGFSNLSVNEQTKKIYICPFTGKVFGDNTHPNPQDAIYDWVSKCPENTERVNGLRVKRFFISDDPEVIKSYAAKFKPKEPITKVVYSSVLSGKLFNTKEAVIKDFKQHYLKRLSLMEVQNQNRFQLEEHFLEFIQSQLVEDKIASFVEALAEFEEFSSSVAQWLE; translated from the coding sequence ATGGCTCAAACTGTTATAACAGAAGAGATAAAAAGCGAACTAGAACAGTTTTTAAAAGAGAATCAATCTGCTGAGCTAGTGACTACATATCTCTTTTACGTAGAAAAAAAATTTAACCTACGCCCTGTCCTATTTCCAAAAGACAAGATAATCTACCAAAGTGCAGAGGATGCCGTCAAGTATGTTGAACAACAACACCAATTGTGGCACGAAACTGAAATCAAGATAGGTTTTAGTAATTTGAGTGTAAATGAGCAAACTAAAAAGATTTACATTTGTCCTTTTACCGGAAAAGTATTTGGAGATAATACTCATCCTAATCCACAAGATGCTATTTATGATTGGGTCTCTAAATGCCCAGAAAATACGGAAAGAGTTAACGGTTTGCGGGTAAAACGTTTCTTTATTTCTGATGATCCCGAGGTAATTAAAAGCTATGCTGCTAAATTTAAACCTAAAGAACCTATCACTAAAGTCGTTTATTCGTCAGTCTTAAGTGGTAAATTGTTTAATACAAAAGAAGCTGTGATCAAAGATTTTAAACAACATTATCTCAAACGTTTATCTTTAATGGAAGTGCAAAATCAAAATCGCTTTCAATTAGAAGAGCATTTTTTAGAATTTATTCAGAGTCAGCTTGTGGAAGATAAAATTGCAAGTTTTGTAGAAGCTTTGGCTGAATTTGAAGAATTTTCCTCTTCTGTAGCTCAGTGGCTTGAATAG